The following is a genomic window from Phaseolus vulgaris cultivar G19833 chromosome 6, P. vulgaris v2.0, whole genome shotgun sequence.
ATGTTGAGGGGGTTTCGAAAACTGAGAAGTAGGAAGGGGAAGAATAGGCAACGGGGGTTGTAATGTCATCTTTTGAATGTTCTTACTATTAAAATCCGTTGCAACAGGAGGTGAGCCAGCATCAGCAAAGCTAGCATTGTTGAACTTGTTTCTATTACCCACCATTATTTGGTCTCCCTTACTACTTTCCTCCCCACCTAACATGAATTTTACACGAGAGTTTCCTTTACTACTACTTCCATTACCCGTAACCACACCCGACTCATCACCTGTAGATTTCTTCAGGCATGACTTCAGCTGGATGGGCTGAGGAAGAGGTTGCATAGATGATGCTGATGCCAGGCGATGAACCACTGTGGGATCCTTCATCCGAGGTAGTTCACTGCCACCATCATCTGCCCTACCCTTTGCCGCTTCGGAGACTTCAGGAGCAGAATCCCCAAATTCCCTGAGGAAACACCTTACACCCGCACTGCCAAATAAGGACTGATTTCCTCCAGAGTATTTATATGCAGCTTGTGCATCAGCCTTGTGCAAGAAAACAACTCGACAAGTTGATGAGTTCCAAAATTGACGGAAACCTGATTGATCCATCGGGCCAAAGCGAGCAAACCTTGCTTTCAGCTCTGGAATAGACGGAAGTGTTGTTTCAGGAGGAAATTTGATCATCAACATTGTGGGCTCAACTGCCTTAGCCGGAGAGTTCGTCTTCTTGACCGAGTCTAGTTTCACTAACTTGGATGGAGCCTGGGACATGGATTCTATCCCATCTTCTCGTGGGGCTTCAGAAGTTTTCTGATTGGTCACTGCTTTTTCTGAAGCCAGGGCCTTTAAATCCTTGATTTTCTTCAACCTCTTGACAGCAATTTCATCTTGCCGATCAGAAGGTGCCCTTTTCCTCCCAGCTTTTGTAGGATCATCAGGCCGAACAATATGTTTCACAGGTTTTACAATCTGAGAAGCTTTGACATACTCATCAGGATTGTCAGATGTCCTGAGACTGGAAGGAGATTTAGTGAGGCGGACTTCAGGAATGTCATTCTCTGTTGGTAGAGACACAGACAAGCTTTTCTGGTAAACAAGAGACCTGAAACGCAGAAAGAATAGCTGAGCAGCTCCAGGGATCTTTCTTTCCATGCCATGAAAAGGGTTCAAAGCAAGGGCCTGCAGATCACCCAAAAGTTGTGGCAATTCCACATTAGCATTTCCTATGGTATCCATGGGCAGCAAATTACGGGCATTAGCATCCACCAGCACATGATCTGAAGGAAAATCCTCTCTTGGAGTCAAACCAATTGAGACAGTTTTTCCTGTTGATTTTACAGAAACTGATTCCCCAAACGTAGAATGCTTCTCGGGAAAGCCTAAGGTAGGTTGTAAATTTAagtcctttttctttttcttctttctcactCCAGCAGCAGAAATCTTAGACTTCAACTCAGCCACAGGCCTTAAATTCATGTCctttttcttgttcttctttctctctctaataGCAGAAGTCTCGGAGTTCAACTCAGCTGCAGATCTCTTGTTAACTTTAATCTTCTTCACCACACTAATTTTGTTATGCTTTGCTTCAACAGGTGAACCATATACATTATTTTCGCTCTTAAGCTGATGCATGTCATTTGCTCCAACAGCGACAGTCAGGGGTCCCAACACTACTTGGTTAAAATCATCACATGGTCCAGTTGCATTCCCTTCATATTTAACATCAACAGAAACTTGGTTATCCAAATGTGATAGTCGAGACATCTCATCAACTGCGACCAACTCTCCAGATAAATCAGACCGGACCATGCTTTTACTAAAAGCATTATCATGTTCAAAGTTGTGGGTCATTTCTTCAAAAGATTCCTTTCCCTTGTCAAGAAGAGGCTTTGCATCTGCAGAAATGGCAGAAGAATGACCAGAGCCATCTGCTTGAACCTGACCTTTTAAATGTTCTTTAGCATCTGAAATTGAAGCAGCACTGTCATGACTAATAAACCCTGTGTCTGCTTGTTTTTCTAATTTATGAGGTGTCAGAGGCACAGCTGGTGCCCTCTTCTGAAATACATAACTATTTGCGGCATCGAAATTGTCCTCCTCGTATGCTAACTGGACAGAGTTATTTGAATCATCTCTCCGCTTAAGCAGGTATCTATCCTTCTTTGAAGCCTCCTTAACTTTAAGAGATTTGGTAGAGCTCTTCCCACCACCCAAAGCTTCTGCAATCACCAGTGGACCACTCAAAGGAgctgaaaaaaaagaaaacagaaaaaaaattagcatTAACTTTGAAGTGGCTTTGAATGTTCATTTAGCATAAATTAGCATTCTTATACAAGCCAGGGGATAAACTACAAGagcttaaaatataattaaaaggcTAATAATGGTCAATTTTTATGTTCTGTCTTTTAAATTTGCGGGAAAGTAATTTATTTCTTGTAAGAAGGAAAAATTAGTAAGCTTCAACTCGAGGGAGAGTTAGAAATATGAGAAATATCAGATATTATCCCAGAATATTTTAGAGTATCTTAATAATTATTCTTCTGTAATGTTTTATGACTTGTTTCCTTATTTAATTAGGATCTTTATAGTTTTAAGATACCTAAACAGATTCAGATTATTTACAATATGATTTATACGCATACCATACCATGTATATAGAATAacatctatttttatatttgtatttattgaaTCAACAACATACATAAAATGGACTTTGTGTGTGTAGTCCATACACAGTTTTGAGCATCACTTCCATCTatttctctctctttcaacCTAAAGTTAGTTAGAGACTCAAAAACACAAATAACAAACATTTCAGCcaccaaaacaaaaaacatcACAACTATTCAACCCTCTGTAGTTTAAGAATGTTGACTAAAAATCTCCACCACAACAACGACCAGCAGATAATTAACCACAGCATAGTTTATGCAATAAAGATCTCAACACTCGTATCTTCATTTCAGAGTCTAGTGCTTAAACATCTAAGAGTACGCATTAAGTCCCAAGACTTGTATATTCCTAACAACTCAACTTCTTTATCCCAAAACCACAAAGATCTAGAAAGATTTGGTCATTAAATTCATTGTCAACAATGACACAGACAATacatagaagaaaaaaaatgaaatacaaTATGTCTCCAATAACAAATAAACCTGAAAGGAAGcactatatatgtatatatacctCTAGGAGCGTGCCTCACGGTCCCAGGCTGATCGAGTGGACCTATACGAGGATGAGTAGCGCGCACAGGCTGCACACCGAAAGCCTGGGCATAAGTCTCATCAAACTGCTCAAACACCGCCTTCCGATAAGCCGAAAGGGTAGCCTTATTGTTAGAGAATTCAATGCTCCCGCGGCCACCATCATGCGGAGCAATCGCCAATTGCTTCACGAAAGCAATAGTCTCACTGGGATTAAAACTATCCCTTGCCTTCGTAATCTGGCTATCAGAATACAACCCACCAGGCTCATAATCTTCCACATCAACACAAAAATACCCTTCAACATTTGTAGGCCTAAAATTTTCAGTATTCCTACACCTACAAGCTAAACCAAGCCCACGCCTCCTGCAGGCCTCGTCAACCGCCTCCTCCACGGCCCTCACAAACGTCCTCGAATTCGTCTGCTGCGATTTCTCAGCGAAATTTGCATCGAATGGAATAAGCTCCACCGGTTCAAACCAGCCGTAGCTGCTATCCCCGAAGAACGCCACCAACACGTGTCCCTCCCGCTTCAAGCGACGCACCGAAGGGGACGCAAACACTTCGTTGTATATTTGCCCGGGCCACCACGGGTGAGATTTCACCTTCCCCCACACCATGTCACCGACCTCGAACCCAAACCCTAGATCCCGCGACACGTGTCTCTCAGCTGCCACGTACTCATCGAATTCTGACAGCAGCGATCTGCTGTCGGAACCAGGAAATTTGTCGCCGTCATTTTCCGAGGTGAATCGATCGAACGTGGACGATGCGCTACCGTCGGAGCATACCCTAACGCTGAACTCTTCCGATGAAGCGCCTTCCAGTCTGTGGTTTCGCGAAACCCTTGGAGAATCGGTAACGGCATTGTCTTGAGAGTGCAATTCGGTCATTAGTGGCTTCGTTATTGCAGAAAATGAGAATTTCACGCAACAAAACTCTACCAACGTTGGCCAGAGTTAAAGGTTGCACCTGCATGGGAGAGAGCTCGCCATTTCTATGGCATCCTCagaaaaatagataaatgaaaaatatagtgctaaatagataattaaaaccctaataattaagttttttttttagtttttccttTTCAAAATCAATCATCTTTAAGTTATGTAGTTTGAAAAATAATCAATGATCCTGATTATACTTCTAACAATTTCAGATTATTTTTATGACCATCTCCCTCATATTTCACcacatttattttgattataggATTACAGcaagtttcttcttcttcaaatagatattaaaaagaattttaaaaaaatttaaatcacaTTTTTTGTAAGACTTACTTAACTCAAATTTAAGGAATAGATTTTTAAAAGGAATTTATTAATGCTTGATGACATGTTATTATGACCAAGTACTTAATGTTTAGCTTGAGAGAGACTAATACATAGAAATAACTTAGataaagtataaataaattaagtttgatagagtaaaaataaaaaagaaagaaataaagtaGAAGTAGAATATgttgaattgaaaaaaaaaagttaaaaaattaattataatatttattatggactataaatgattgttgttttACATAAGggtgaaaaataaaattcaagcaACTTTACATGTACAGATGCAAATTAAATAGACTTTATTAAATGGTTTAGGGGGAGGGGAGAGTAAATATTTTCTAATGATGAGAAAtgaaaactttaatttaaattagcaaaattaagaataatGTGCATTTTTATGTGATTATTTAATCACTAATTAACTTATACTTTTGATTATTTATATGTAAGTATGTGATTCAAACTTATAATTATAATCATGTATATATATGAATTCAAATATACTTATAACTAATACTTCTTAAAATATACACTTATATACTTGTTAAagttatatatgtttatttttacttttgatCCTTCAAGCTTTAGTTATATACTTGTTTCAGTTGCACAAATCCTTCTATTATTGAAATTATGTGATTAAGCTCCCTGTAGTCTTCTATATTATATACTTATCTGACATTGTAATTAACAGAAACCATGATACTTAATGGATAAAAATTTGTACCTAAAGTCAATTGCTTAATTACATGTTgatgtttataattattttttatataagaatTCACATGCATATATACTATTAGTAACATctactgctgataaaaaaaagaatactAACATGTACTTCATGAAAACTTgcaatttctttttaaatgaaaacaaaacaCCAACATACTTTTTATAACATTGAAAAACAATACTAAATATATTAAGAATGAtgacaatatataaaatttataaagtataaCATAATATGTATGAAAAACTACAAGTTATTGCATTGATTTTACTTTAATTGTTGGGTGTGAATTTGTAATTACAATTATAATCCAGTTAAATAGTGTTAGAAAATACTttgtactttttttaataaaataatcacaTAAAAATTGTATTACCAGCTAATTTGGAGATTATTCTTGAAATAATCTTGAAATAATTTCTAATGAAATTACAGTGCAAGATTAggcaaaaaaaaattcaattaactATGTAATGCAAAAGTGGTCCCCAACAGCTCTTTGTTGGTTGAATGAGAAAATGCTAAATCAAAagaatttctatatttttcattcaataaTGTATGTCACTTTGAATACAATCATCAGCAAAAATGGCGGCAAAAGTAACATCTACTATTTATACCATCGTCCTCATCCTCAGGTGTAGGAAATTTTTTGGTCAAACAGAAGCTAAATCTTGTTTACATCACTAAAAAGAAGAACTGAATCAATACACAGTAAGTATTGGAAATAAAATTGGTTAAATGAAACCAAAAGTAATGCAGCACTGCTATTCAACTAAGAGGTTCACGCATCATCTGCTCTCTGGTCAGGAGGAGGAGTACCCGCAAGCCAACCCCACACACCACCTGAACTCTCCCTCTGTTTTGCATTTAAGGCAGCTTGCTCTGATGCAGCCTTCTGCCTCTGGAGGAGCTCCAGCTCCTTCTGTAATGTCCCAATGGTCTGGAGCTTCTGACCTAATTCAGCAACCTCCACCTACAttctcaaatattatttttcagtCCAACAATAATAACAAGTACAAATTcgttcatataaaaaaaagtgacaaataacaaaattttaaagcaGACTAGGTGGTAATTAGATcacttcaaaaaaatatttgccCATAATCAGTGTTATCATATGTTATTAAACACTTGAAACTGTCACCTAGTTTTGTAGACaatatgaatttttttgaaaatcaaatttttgtCACATGAATAGTTTACATTAATGTTTTATCCATCAGATTAAATGGTGCACCATGTTTGTCCAATAACTTTCATTCAATCACCT
Proteins encoded in this region:
- the LOC137831686 gene encoding PWWP domain-containing protein 1-like yields the protein MTELHSQDNAVTDSPRVSRNHRLEGASSEEFSVRVCSDGSASSTFDRFTSENDGDKFPGSDSRSLLSEFDEYVAAERHVSRDLGFGFEVGDMVWGKVKSHPWWPGQIYNEVFASPSVRRLKREGHVLVAFFGDSSYGWFEPVELIPFDANFAEKSQQTNSRTFVRAVEEAVDEACRRRGLGLACRCRNTENFRPTNVEGYFCVDVEDYEPGGLYSDSQITKARDSFNPSETIAFVKQLAIAPHDGGRGSIEFSNNKATLSAYRKAVFEQFDETYAQAFGVQPVRATHPRIGPLDQPGTVRHAPRAPLSGPLVIAEALGGGKSSTKSLKVKEASKKDRYLLKRRDDSNNSVQLAYEEDNFDAANSYVFQKRAPAVPLTPHKLEKQADTGFISHDSAASISDAKEHLKGQVQADGSGHSSAISADAKPLLDKGKESFEEMTHNFEHDNAFSKSMVRSDLSGELVAVDEMSRLSHLDNQVSVDVKYEGNATGPCDDFNQVVLGPLTVAVGANDMHQLKSENNVYGSPVEAKHNKISVVKKIKVNKRSAAELNSETSAIRERKKNKKKDMNLRPVAELKSKISAAGVRKKKKKKDLNLQPTLGFPEKHSTFGESVSVKSTGKTVSIGLTPREDFPSDHVLVDANARNLLPMDTIGNANVELPQLLGDLQALALNPFHGMERKIPGAAQLFFLRFRSLVYQKSLSVSLPTENDIPEVRLTKSPSSLRTSDNPDEYVKASQIVKPVKHIVRPDDPTKAGRKRAPSDRQDEIAVKRLKKIKDLKALASEKAVTNQKTSEAPREDGIESMSQAPSKLVKLDSVKKTNSPAKAVEPTMLMIKFPPETTLPSIPELKARFARFGPMDQSGFRQFWNSSTCRVVFLHKADAQAAYKYSGGNQSLFGSAGVRCFLREFGDSAPEVSEAAKGRADDGGSELPRMKDPTVVHRLASASSMQPLPQPIQLKSCLKKSTGDESGVVTGNGSSSKGNSRVKFMLGGEESSKGDQIMVGNRNKFNNASFADAGSPPVATDFNSKNIQKMTLQPPLPILPLPTSQFSKPPQHNLRNSELAMATRNTPNFINATASATASTVDISQQMIHLLTRCSDVVTNLTGLLGYVPYHPL